TGAGCCCCGACTTCTCCAcgtcccggggaggaggggagcgggtgggcgccgtcgggggggggggggagggtgcgtggccgtgggttctaatcccggagggGCGGTGGGCGGCGTCCTGAGCCCGCTCCCCGCGTTTCCCGCGCAGCGTTGTGATGACCATCTCCTCCACGCtgctggctctgccgctcatgcCGCTCTGCCTGTGGGCCTTCAGCCGCCCCTGGATCAACACGCCCCTGGTGCGCCTCCTGCCCCTGGGCGCCGTCACCCTGACCCTGTGCTGCACCCTCCTGCCCATCGGCCTGGGGGTCTTCATCCGCTACAAGTTCAGCAGGGCCGCCGACTTCTTGCTTAAGGTAGGCAGCGCCCCAGCGCCGTCCAGCGCCTCCCCCGCTTCCCCGGACCCAGCGcagtccccagcccctctccttaGCCCCAGCGCAGCccagagcccccctccccagccccagcgcgGTCCagcacccccccctccccagccccagggcagtCCCGATCCCCTCTCCTTAGCCCCAGCGCAGCccagagcccccctccccagccccagcgcgGTCcagcacctcccctccccagccccagggcagtCCCGATCCCCTCTCCTTAGCCCCAGCGCAGtccacttcccccttccccagcgcAGTCCAacgcccctctccccagccccagcgcagagcccccctccccagccccagcgcgGTCCAgcaccccccctccccagccccagggcagtCCCGATCCCCTCTCCTTAGCCCCAGCGcagtccccagcccctctccttaGCCCCAGCGCAGtccacttcccccttccccagcgcAGTCCAacgcccctctccccagccccagcgcagtgcagagcccccctccccagccccagcgcagtccagcaaccccctccccagccccactgcagtccagcaaccccctccccagccccagcgcagcccagcacccccctccccagcccccagccccagcgcaGTCCAGAGCCCCCCTCCTTAGCCCCGGCGCAGTccagcaaccccctccccagtcccagcGCAGTCcaaagcccccctccccagcctcagcgCAGTccagagccccccaccccagccccagcgcAGTCCACagcccccctgccctgccccgccgccccccagccccagcgcaGTCCGGCGCCCCCCGGggtgccctcccgcccccagctgAAGCCCCCCGGGGGTTTCTGTCGGGGGTGTCAGGGCGGGGCTGCGGGCGGGCCGGTCGGAACAAAGAACCAGAGACGTTCCGGGTCCTTCGTTTGGTCCCAAGGAAGAGTCGCGACCTGGACAGACCCAGCGGGGTGagatttggcgggggggggggaggtccctGCGCCCCGAAACGGAtcacctcctccccgaccccaacAGGTGCCACTCCTTCCGCACTCTGCACCCCGCGCCTGCCAAACGACGAGGCGGGAGGGGCTCTTTCTCCGCggtaaaggggtggggggggacgacAGCGTGACCTTCTGGCGGTCCTCCTGGACCGGGGGGGACCCCGGGAGAACCGGACCCTAATCGATCGGTTCCTTCCGAAGACACGCACTGAACCTCGGGGTGGTGCGAGCCCCCCAAGGACCATCCCGAACCACAAGGATGCTTCCGATCCGAGAACGGGGAGGAGGGTTTAGTGCAAAGTGTTCTCGGGTCTTTGagcaccccggggggggggggcgcaagagctttttttttttcctttttttgacaTCAGCAGTTTTTCTACATTCTGTAATTAATTTCTACCAGGCCAAAGGGACGCCTCCAATTCCCAAGACAAAGGGCTTCCTGGTCGGCGGAGGAGTGTCCTATCTTGGACAAAGGGCTTGACGGACGCAGACACGCCCGTCAAGCCTTGAAGGAAACCTGGGGCAAGGGAAAGATCCTGTCGTCTCCCCCACAGGAGAAACCCCGAGCGGAttggagatgggggtggaggaaaccagcgcttagaacagtgcttggcacgtataagcgcttaacaattaccatccgCATTATTAAAACGCCCCTCTTTGACGAAGAGGCTCTCTAACGTGAACGATATCGACTCTCGGTCCCAAGGGGCCTCAGGCAATTGATACGACCCCAGATGCCGAGCtcccatcaatcgatcaactgacaatataataatgttggtatttgttaagcgcttactatgtgccgagcactgttctaagcgctgggggagatacagggtaatcgggttgtcccacgtgaggctcacagtcttcaggagTTTGGGAGAGCTCAACGGGGTTTGAAGACCCagctcctgccctcaaagagtttacaatctagtgaattgTGGAAACTCCcttcctattctccatctcctcaAAATGCAAAAACCCAGGCATAATCTCCAACCATCACCGCATCGGCGGATCTCCAGTGAAAATCGCTCGCAGCTTCTCCATCAATCACCCTCCGGCATctctttggggggggaggggggagaagggatggcttctctccatccccccccccgccccccgcccccgtttccTTGGCCTTGTTACAGGGATCTGGCAAAACACCAAGATTGCACTAAGCCCTGCAGCTCAGAAATGCACACTCCAAAGGGCCTCGCCCCACCTGCATATGTTTGAGCTGTTTAAGTCAGAGACCCCCTCCAAGCCGTCTCTAAGCCCGCAGATAAttggaaacaacaaaaaaaaaaccaccccaccttcaaacctcttCCTTTTGCAAACATTCTTATGGTAGCGTTTTCGCCCTCCGGTCACCCAACTAAAGAGTTTTACTGTTTCACTGCTAGGGTGTCGGGAGCATTATCCTGGGTCCATTAAGATGTCACTCGGGGTCACGTAAAGATTGTTTTGCTCAGCTTTGTGCCGGTCTCTCCTCTCCCGGCCCTCTCAAtcacttaattaattaataataataatgttggtatttgttaaacgcttactatgtgcagagcactgttctaagcgctgggggagatacagggtcatcgggttgtcccacgtgaggctcacagttagtccccattttacagatgaggtaactgaggcacagagaagtcaagtgacttgcccacagtcacccagctgacaagtggcagaaccgggattcgaacccatgacctctgactcccaagcccgggctctttccactgaggcacgctgcttctctaattgtatttatcgagtgcctaccgtgtgcacagcactgtactaagcgcttgggagtgagctctttgtgggcagggattgtcactcttttttttgcggtactggactctcccaagtgtttagtacagtgccctgcgcacaataaaccgaatgaatgaatgaatacaaggtaacaatgaacaggaagaacagaggagccagagaaaagggcagggagaagacCCAGGCGAGAAGGAATGGGACGCTGGACCAGAAAGCCTGTGGAGGActgaggggggtgggtggagatgtGGGGGAAcccaggggtggagggtgggagggaggggccggcatagagcaagggcctgggtgtcagaaggtcatgagttctaatccccgctctgccgcttgtctgtggtGCTGCCTTGGGCGagagacttcacttttctgggcctcatttacctcatctgtaaaatgggggttattaacaatgataatgatggcacttgttaagtgcttacgatgtgcaaagcactgttacagtgaaccccttgtggggcacggactgggtcccacctgatttgcttgtatccacccccgcgcttagaacagagcctggcacacagtaagcgctttacaaatccgtggcttagtggaaataataataataataataataatgttggtatttattaagcgcttactatgtgccgagcactgttctaagcgctggggtagacacaagggaatcaggttgtcccacgtggggctcacagtctccatccccattttacagatgaggtaactgaggcacagagaggttaagtgacttgcccacagtcacacagctgacaagtggcggagccgggatgcgaaagaaaacgggcttgggagtcagaggtcatgggttcaatctcggctctgccacttgtcagctgggtgaccttgggcaagtcacttcgcttctctggaactcagtgacctcatctgtaacatggggattatgactgtgagccccacgtgggacaacctgcttatcttgtatctacccaagcgcttagaacagtgtttggcgcatagtaagcgcttaacaaataccaacattatcattaaataccacaattattattattattataaggagggcaggagggggaaacCCAGGGAATACGCCGCTGGCCCGTGGTCCCCATTCCTTGCCAACTAACGGGGTTTTTCTGCCCCTAGGTCTCCCTGTGGTCTCTGCTGGTGAGCCTGGTGATTCTCTTCATCGTGACCGGCACCATGCTGGGGCCCGAGCTGCTGGCCAGCATCCCCGCCACCGTCTACATGATAGCCATCTTCATGCCGCTGGCCGGCTACGGCCTGGGCTACGGCCTGGCCTCCCTGTTCCGCCTCCCTCCCAGCAGCAGGAGGACCGTGTCCCTGGAGATGGGGAGCCAGAATGTGCAGCTCTGCACGGCCATCCTGAAACTCACCTTCCCCCCGCATCTCGTGGGGAGCATGTACATGTTTCCCCTGCTTTATGCTCTGTTCCAGGCGGCCGAGGCCGGGCTTTTTGTGCTGGCCTATAAGATGTTCGGGAGGGAGGACTCGCAGAAGCAGGACCGCCTCGACGAAGAGGAGGATACAAATATTTCTTACAAGAAGctcaaagaggaggaaatggcagaCACCTCCTACGGTACAGTGACCGTGGACACTCCTGGTTCTATAATGATGACACCCACCCAGACGTCGCTGTAGAGGACCCCCGAaggccttccccatcccctttccccgccctccctctccctccatctgtcGTAGAGAGTTCACGATATCCCTCCTGCACCCACTTCCTCGCGGGTTAGACCAGAACAGTGGCCATCACAACAGGCTAAACGGGTCACACCGTGGCGAAGCAGAGATGCTCTGATGTAGTTAAACCGAAAGCCCCGGGAGGCGGCTGCCAGCTCTAATAAAGCTCTCCTTAGCAGAAGCCCAGACTCTTTGAAACCGGGAAGCTattagaagaagcatggccctCCCAAACCCAACATCTTTGCGCACTCGGCGCAAGCTGTATTTGGAATAGATAATTGAGTTTCAAGCGTTTCATTCATTGTGAAAAAAGTGTGTGTCGTGCAGCTTATAAatacatgaggaaaaaaaaaaaaaaaaggaatgtgtCATGTTTGTGTCCAGTTGGCAGACGCCGGTGACAGCTCATCCAAGAAGAAATGCAGAGATGCCCCTCGACTTTGTCGGGGAGATGCATCAGATGCGAGGAGCCTGACAATTAAGGCGGCCTAAAATGGACCGCCTGCTCTCTGCTCCTCGGTGCCACTCCCTTGAACCGCCCCCTTACTTGGGCTCTACAAAAGGTGGCTGTTATTCCTGCCTCTTGAAACCCCAGGAGCTGAGAAACGGGTCCCCCACCGCTAAGgacccccccccttctagactgtaaacattcattcaatagtatttattgagcgcttactatgtgcagagcactgtactaagcgcttggaatgtacaattcggcaacagagacgatccctgcccattgacgggtgtAAATTCGTGgttaggaaacgtgtctaccaactctgtcagattgcagagcgcttaatgcagttctttgcacacagtatgtgctccataagtaggattgattgctccggggggtgtgtgtgagagtgtgtatgcTCAACGTTGGCATCCACGCTGGCAGCgctgcccgcccccttccccagctcccccagtcTCATTCCCACGATTCCTAATGCCCTGCTCCCTGGAGAAGCCCCCCCCACAAGACCCCCTccatccaagaagcagcgtggtgtggtggactgagcccgggcctgggagtcagaaggacctgacatCTAATCCCCacacttccacttgtctgctgtgtgaccttgggccagtcccttgacttctctgggcctcagtttcctcacctgtaaaatggggattgagatggtgagcccccgagggacaggggctgtgtccaacccgattggcttgtatccacctcagcgcttagtatagtgcctggcgcatagtaagcccttaaataccattattattattattattattgttattgctattacccAAGGGAGGGGGTCTCCcattccccggcccctccccactgCCGGCCGGGTCCAAACCGGCCATTTCAGGGCGCAGAttccctcgcccctcccctgCATCCgagcatcattcatttattcactcgtatttattgagcgcttactctgtgcagagcactggcctaagcgcttggaatgtaccactcggtcacagatagagaccatccctgcccaatgacgggctcccgtggctcagtggaaagagcccgggcttgggagtcagaggtcatgggttcgaatcccgctctgccacttgtcagctgtgtgactgcaggcaagtcacttcacttctctgtgcctcagtgacctcatctgtaaaagggggatgaagactgtggcctcaggtgggacaacctgatgaccctgtatctaccccagtgctcagaacagtgctctgcacctaataagcgcttaacaagtaccaacattaccattattattattaaatgaagaccgtgagcctcacgtgggacaacctgatgaccccggatcccccccagcgctcagaacagtgctctgcacctagtaagctgtgtgactgtgggcaagccacttaacttctcggagcctcagttccctcatctgtaaaatggggatgaagaccgtgagccccacgtgggacaacctgattcccctgtgtttaccccagtgcttagaacagtgctctgcacatagtaagcgcttaacaaataccaacattattattattattagtaagcgcttaacaaataccaacattaatattattattattaaatgaagaccgtgagcctcacgtgggaccaacctgatgaccccggatctcccccagcgctcagaaaggtgctctgcacctaagcgcttaacaaataccaacattactattattattattattattattaaatgaagaccgtgagcctcacgtgggaccaacctgatgaccgcgcatctcccccagccctcagcacagtgctctccacctataggcgcttaacagataccaacattaccattattattattaaatgaagaccgtgagcctcacgtgggacaacctgatgaccccggatcccccccagcgcttagaacagtgctctgcacctagtaagcgcttagcaaataccaagattaatattatttttaaatgaagaccgtgagcctcacgtgggacaacctgatgaccccggatcccccccggcgctcagaacagtgctctgcacctagtaagcgcttaacaaataccaacattactattattattattattaaatgaagaccgtgagcctcacgtgggaccaacctgatgaccgcgcatctccccccagccctcagaacagtgctctccacctataggcgcttaacagataccaacattaccattattattattaaatgaagaccgtgagcctcacgtgggacaacccgatgaccccagattcccccagcgctcagaacagtgctccgcccctagtaagcgcttaacaaataccaacgttactgttactaaatgaagaccgtgagcctcacgtgggccaacccgatgaccccggatctccccagggcagcgctcggaacggtgctctgcccctagtaaacgcttaacacataccaaccttattatgatTAAAACGGGGAGACGGGCGGCAGGGCAAAAGAGAACAGAGCCGCCGGAAGAGCACATCGTCAAGATAATCAAGGAGGTACGTACCTCATGAACAAACTAACCGGGGTAATAAAGAAGAGAGACAAAGGGGCATCCGAAGAGTCCCTTCTTGGGAAGCGGGGGCGAGCTGGCTTTGgggggtccctgtcccccgccgTCAgggccctccccccgggggggggtATTTAGGGCGGGGGCGCCGTCGGGGGTCGGCCGGACATCATGGCGGCCCTGACGGAGGAGGCGCTGGACGGCTACGCCGGCCTGGCCCCGGCCTACAGCCCCTACTCGCCCTCCCCCTATTCCTACCGCTGTCCGGCCGCCCCCAAGGCCAAGCCGGCGGCGCGGACCGGGGGCTGGAgagcccggggaggggccggggggtatttctccccggccccggggctgtCCGGCTTCGGGGACGCCACGGCGGCCGACTACCTGGACGGCTTCCAGCGGGCGCAGCTCAAGGCCCTGCTGGCCCAGGTGAGCCCGGgactggggctgggccagggccagggtcagGGTCCGCGCCCCCGCCGGCCCAGCAGCCGCGACGTGGCCGTGCAGGTCAACCCTCGCCGCGACGCCTCGGTGCAGTGTTCCCTGgggcccaggcccctcccccgccgcggacgccccccgggcccggctccggcctcgacgccccccgcccagccccggggcccggagccggccagtcctggggggggcggcggccccaGGCCCGCCCGCTTCCCACGCACGCTGGCCGTCTACTCGCCCATCACCAGTCGACGCCTCACCCCCTGCCTGGCCACCCCCGGGGGTCGCCAACCCACCGCGGGGGAAGCCCCCCAGcctcgggaggaggaggaggaggaggcggtgcgGGTCAGCTGGGAGcagccggccggggcggggggcggcccgcagCCCCGGGAGGCCCGAGGCGGGGACGAGGTGGCCCCCCCCGGGGGCAGTGGCGAGCCCCCCCAGGGCCAGCTCCCCGACCCCGAGGCCGAGCAGGGGGAGggcgaggcggaggaggagcaggaggacggcgtggaggaggaggacggaggggaagaggacggggaggCCGCGGGAGCCGCGGACGAGGAGCGTCCGGCCCAGAGCAAGCCAAGGTTGCGCTTCCAGGTGAGGGGGCCCCCCTCGAGAAGGGGTAGACCTCGGGCTGCGGGGAAAAAGTAGCGGGCACCCAAGGGTCGCCGGGCCGCAGGGCCTCGGCCGGGCTCCGGTCTGCGGTGCCTGGATCGGCGCCTGCCGTGGGCTTTGGCTCCTGAGATGAtacccctcaccctctcccgccAGGCCGGGCCAAACCCGGGTGCTGCCAAGGCAAACCATGAGTCACCGGTCAATCGGCTAAGCGAAGGACGAGAcgcggagctggggagggggtcgaggggggTGGGAGCGCGACGACACCGCGGCACCGTGATCCCGGCCTCTTCTGGCCTCACCAACCGCTCCTGCCCACATTCGCCCAACCCTGGGTGCCCTGGGTCTGTGGCGTGAGCTCTGCCCCCGCATCTTGGGACAGCAGGGTCCTCTGGGGTTGAGGAGAGGGGGGGTTCGAGACCACTTCTGATAAGGGGTTCCTCCCGCCCCTCTCTGAGCCACGTCAACAGCCCAACCCGCCGGGCCTCCACGGGGTAATTCTTCCCTCCTCAGTTCTTGGAGCAGAAATACGGCTTCTACCACTGCAAAGACTGCAATATCCGCTGGGAGAGTGCCTACGTgtggtgtgtgcagggcaccaatAAGGTAGGCGGCACCATGCCACCCGGGCTGCCCCGTTCCCTTGGGCTCGCCCCCTTACcccctctccatttcctttcttcctcccccctccaccccttctctgcgTACAGGTCTACTTCAGACAGTTCTGCAGAACCTGCCAGAAGTCTTACAATCCCTACCGGGTCGAAGATATCACGTGCCAAGTAAGGGGCTGGATGTGCAGGGGCCTCTGTGGGTGTTGGGATGGGGGGGAAATGGGTCCAGTCTCGAACGGGCCACGCTGTTGCCCAATGTGTCTGGGCTGGGATAGGAAAGTCTATAAAGttcaagtgtgtgtgtggtgtctcCTCCACTGCGGTCGCATTAACTGCCCACTCCGGtgtcacagtctggagggagggagaggcggacagGGAGGCGGCCAGTAGGATGGTCCCAGACGTGGCCATGAGAGGGGAACGGCAATCTCGGCCTgtggcaggccctgaagaccagaACCGGGCCTCGGGCCCCACAGAGTTAATTTGGCtcctgggggtgagagagagcagATAATGTGGGAGGACTTTCTCAGCTGGTGAGCTAAGGGGCTGGGCCGGTCCATTAAGCCTCAGTATTGCGGGGTAGGAGATGAGCAGCCAGAAGCCGTGGGTTGTCTGTCGGCCTACCCCCTGGTTCCAGTAATTCTGGACCTCTTCCGTCCCTAGAGCTGCAAGCAGACGCGCTGCACCTGCCCGGTGAAGCTCCGCCACGTGGACCCGAAGCGGCCCCACCGCCAGGATTTGTGTGGGAGGTGTAAGGGCAAGCGACTCTCCTGCGACAGCACCTTCAGCTTCAAGTACATCATCTGAGGGGCTGGGACCCTGCCAGTCTCCCTCCTGCAGACGCCACGGTGTCTGCCTTGTCTTGTCCCGTCCCCTTCGAAAAGAACTGGCTGTAGCTCAGGAAAAGCTAATAAAGGTATTGCAAAACACTCGTGTCGACTAATGCGGCCACACCCTAAGAGAGGGAAGCGGCAGCTGGGCCTGGGGAAGGACGgtgcagagggtgaggggggtaGGGGATTAGAGGATTTGACCTAAACGGGCCCTGCGGCCGTACCAGCTGCATGGAGACGAAGCAGGTGGTGATGCCGTAGAAAGAGACTGGGAAGCCTCCGTGAAGTCTTTTGCTAGTCTCTGCTGAGATTGGAGATAACCAATCATCTCTCTCTTTTCGCTTTTTGGAAGATAGAGCAGGTTCAGGAACCACATCTGGTTTTATGTCCCATTAATAAACAGATTTAAAAATGAATTGGGGGggctcaatcagtcaactgtgtttcttgagtgctttttgtaggcagagaacggtcctaagtgcttgggaaagtacaatataacagacacattccctgtccac
The window above is part of the Ornithorhynchus anatinus isolate Pmale09 chromosome 12, mOrnAna1.pri.v4, whole genome shotgun sequence genome. Proteins encoded here:
- the SLC10A4 gene encoding sodium/bile acid cotransporter 4, with the translated sequence MSGSGAVPPSAGVSVLVGAALAVAMLGLGCSVEPGRLGEPVRRPLGPGLALLGQFLLLPLLACGLALACALDEVAAVAVLLCGCCPGGTLSNLMTLLVDGDMNLSVVMTISSTLLALPLMPLCLWAFSRPWINTPLVRLLPLGAVTLTLCCTLLPIGLGVFIRYKFSRAADFLLKVSLWSLLVSLVILFIVTGTMLGPELLASIPATVYMIAIFMPLAGYGLGYGLASLFRLPPSSRRTVSLEMGSQNVQLCTAILKLTFPPHLVGSMYMFPLLYALFQAAEAGLFVLAYKMFGREDSQKQDRLDEEEDTNISYKKLKEEEMADTSYGTVTVDTPGSIMMTPTQTSL
- the ZAR1 gene encoding zygote arrest protein 1; translation: MAALTEEALDGYAGLAPAYSPYSPSPYSYRCPAAPKAKPAARTGGWRARGGAGGYFSPAPGLSGFGDATAADYLDGFQRAQLKALLAQVSPGLGLGQGQGQGPRPRRPSSRDVAVQVNPRRDASVQCSLGPRPLPRRGRPPGPAPASTPPAQPRGPEPASPGGGGGPRPARFPRTLAVYSPITSRRLTPCLATPGGRQPTAGEAPQPREEEEEEAVRVSWEQPAGAGGGPQPREARGGDEVAPPGGSGEPPQGQLPDPEAEQGEGEAEEEQEDGVEEEDGGEEDGEAAGAADEERPAQSKPRLRFQFLEQKYGFYHCKDCNIRWESAYVWCVQGTNKVYFRQFCRTCQKSYNPYRVEDITCQSCKQTRCTCPVKLRHVDPKRPHRQDLCGRCKGKRLSCDSTFSFKYII